One Nomascus leucogenys isolate Asia chromosome 22a, Asia_NLE_v1, whole genome shotgun sequence DNA segment encodes these proteins:
- the LOC115832331 gene encoding non-secretory ribonuclease-like, whose protein sequence is MVPKPFTSQICLLLLLGLMGVEGSLHAKPRQFTWAQWFEIQHINMTSQQCTNAMRVINNYQRRCKNQNTFLRTTFANVVNVCGNPNMTCPSNKTRKNCHQSGSQVPLIHCNLTTPSPQNISNCGYAQTPANMFYIVACDNRDQRRDPPQYPVVPVHLDRII, encoded by the coding sequence ATGGTTCCAAAACCGTTCACTTCCCAAATTTGTCTGCTTCTTCTGTTGGGGCTTATGGGTGTGGAGGGCTCACTCCATGCCAAACCCCGACAGTTTACCTGGGCTCAGTGGTTTGAAATCCAGCACATCAATATGACCTCCCAGCAATGCACCAATGCAATGCGGGTCATTAACAATTATCAACGGCGATGCAAAAACCAAAATACTTTTCTTCGTACCACTTTTGCTAATGTAGTTAATGTTTGTGGTAACCCAAATATGACATGTCCTAGTAACAAAACTCGTAAAAATTGTCATCAAAGTGGAAGCCAGGTGCCTTTAATCCACTGTAACCTCACAACTCCAAGTCCACAGAATATTTCAAACTGCGGGTATGCGCAGACACCAGCAAACATGTTCTATATAGTTGCATGTGACAACAGAGATCAACGACGGGACCCTCCACAGTATCCAGTAGTTCCAGTTCACCTGGATAGAATCATCTAA